In a genomic window of Aggregatimonas sangjinii:
- a CDS encoding OmpA family protein, which produces MKNPSFEDFNKCPEGLGNLASDVHHWSTPTLGSTDYFNGCSVAMGTPENFNGKQPAEFGEGYAGLYLYAPDDYREYLQAELTETLIAGKKYQVSFYISLAERSDFAVKEFGLLFTNKKIVLETRKEFSKKLWYSLADHEYHYMEIGYSNFYSDTKDWLLVHTQFVAKGTEKYLILGNFKNNRRTRLFRTKRTAKQGAYYYLDEVVLKSMDSSNESYEINEVHTFKNLLFSFDKSDLVTTSIAEIDRLYEYLKTNSQLLVSINGHTDTIGTETYNKRLSANRAKAVADYLVKKGIPKERVSWAGHGGTKPIADNSSKSGRELNRRVEFRITTVDDANQK; this is translated from the coding sequence GTGAAAAACCCAAGCTTTGAGGATTTTAATAAATGCCCGGAAGGTTTAGGAAATCTGGCCAGTGATGTGCACCATTGGTCAACCCCCACATTGGGCTCTACGGATTATTTTAACGGTTGCAGTGTGGCCATGGGCACCCCTGAGAACTTCAATGGTAAGCAACCCGCAGAATTTGGCGAAGGCTATGCTGGCTTGTATTTATATGCCCCTGACGATTACCGCGAATACCTGCAGGCCGAGTTAACGGAAACCCTTATTGCGGGTAAAAAATACCAGGTCTCCTTTTATATCAGTCTGGCGGAGCGTTCGGATTTTGCCGTCAAGGAATTCGGATTGTTGTTCACCAATAAAAAAATAGTACTGGAGACACGCAAGGAATTCTCGAAAAAATTATGGTATTCCCTGGCAGATCATGAATATCATTATATGGAAATCGGTTACAGCAATTTCTATTCCGATACGAAAGATTGGCTCCTGGTACACACCCAATTTGTGGCCAAGGGTACTGAAAAGTATTTGATACTCGGTAATTTCAAAAACAATAGACGAACCCGGCTTTTTCGTACCAAAAGAACGGCCAAACAGGGCGCCTACTACTATTTGGACGAGGTGGTTCTAAAGTCTATGGATTCTTCCAACGAGTCCTACGAGATTAATGAAGTACATACCTTCAAAAACCTGCTTTTTTCATTCGATAAATCCGATTTGGTAACAACTTCCATTGCCGAAATCGATAGACTTTATGAGTATTTGAAAACCAATTCACAACTTCTGGTGTCTATTAACGGGCATACCGATACCATAGGCACCGAAACCTATAACAAAAGATTATCCGCAAATCGCGCCAAGGCTGTTGCCGATTATCTGGTTAAAAAAGGCATTCCCAAAGAGCGGGTCTCCTGGGCAGGGCATGGGGGAACCAAACCCATTGCCGATAACAGTTCCAAGTCGGGTAGGGAACTCAATAGACGGGTAGAATTTCGTATCACTACAGTTGACGATGCAAATCAAAAATAG
- a CDS encoding TonB-dependent receptor, translating into MQRQINFLFLALFGITSFAFGQEDENDLGTETVTVTKAYSPTISDAFKIKSFPNLNDSIVLQKKEITYNIFSVPVASTFTPAKGKASAVKKIPPPELYNSYASAGGGNPANILAKFYTSRTLDRESGYTVGLEHNSSRGDIEDTQLDNIFSRTRLDGNYKNRDRDVDWGFDIGAQHQLYNWYGLPMDVFDESTIDGIDERQNYFMAEAGGHINVADSYFKNAKLQYRRFWDVVKSGENRVIFEPGFNFELGEESLDIDLKVDYVNGKFENAPLAAPTNDMGIDYSQLQVGINPSLTMLRDDLALNLGVNLVYGLDGERSENNFYIYPAVTASYRVMDEFAIAYAGIEGDLKQNSYYGFVEENPYVSPTLTISPTDTQYDAYLGLRGQLLPNLSYNIKGSYTAENRRPLFKLNPQNASRDDEKGYNYGNSFEVFYDDIKTLGVFGELNVDVNRNFTLGINGEYYNYNTETDNPAWNLPELKASVFMDYQIGEKWYMGANLFFVGERQDVATIANASGDPQTFPATIVNLDSYFDANAHIGHRLNDQLSIFIEAANIANNNYQQWANTPVQGLQILGGATYKFDF; encoded by the coding sequence ATGCAAAGACAGATCAATTTTTTATTTCTAGCCCTGTTCGGAATAACGAGCTTCGCCTTCGGTCAAGAAGACGAAAATGACTTGGGTACGGAGACCGTTACGGTAACCAAGGCCTATTCGCCAACGATTTCCGATGCGTTTAAGATCAAATCGTTCCCGAATCTGAACGACTCTATCGTACTTCAGAAAAAGGAGATAACCTACAACATTTTTTCGGTACCCGTGGCATCGACCTTTACTCCGGCCAAGGGCAAGGCATCAGCCGTAAAAAAAATACCACCACCGGAACTGTACAATTCGTACGCCTCGGCGGGCGGGGGCAATCCGGCCAATATTCTCGCCAAATTCTATACGAGCAGAACATTGGATAGGGAGTCGGGCTATACCGTAGGTCTGGAACACAATTCCTCCAGGGGCGATATTGAGGATACCCAGCTCGATAATATTTTTTCACGCACGCGTTTGGACGGGAATTACAAAAATCGGGATCGGGATGTCGATTGGGGTTTCGATATCGGTGCACAACACCAACTGTACAACTGGTACGGACTTCCTATGGATGTTTTTGACGAGAGTACAATCGACGGAATCGATGAACGTCAGAACTATTTTATGGCCGAAGCGGGCGGACACATCAACGTGGCCGACTCCTACTTTAAAAATGCCAAATTGCAGTACCGTAGATTCTGGGATGTCGTAAAATCAGGTGAAAATCGAGTGATTTTCGAACCTGGATTCAATTTCGAGTTGGGGGAGGAGAGCTTGGATATCGATTTGAAAGTAGATTACGTAAATGGGAAATTTGAAAACGCGCCCTTGGCAGCTCCAACTAATGATATGGGAATCGACTACAGTCAATTGCAGGTTGGCATCAATCCGAGTTTGACCATGTTGCGTGACGATCTTGCCTTGAACTTAGGGGTAAATCTGGTGTACGGGTTGGATGGGGAACGAAGCGAGAACAACTTTTATATTTACCCTGCGGTAACGGCTTCCTATAGGGTCATGGACGAATTTGCGATTGCCTATGCGGGTATCGAGGGCGATTTGAAACAAAACTCCTATTATGGTTTCGTCGAAGAAAATCCATATGTATCACCGACCTTGACCATTTCGCCCACCGACACACAATATGATGCTTACTTGGGATTACGCGGTCAGCTATTGCCTAATTTAAGTTATAACATCAAGGGGTCGTATACGGCCGAGAACAGAAGACCGCTCTTTAAACTGAATCCCCAGAATGCATCTCGGGACGATGAAAAGGGATACAATTACGGCAATTCTTTCGAAGTATTTTACGACGATATAAAAACCCTTGGAGTTTTTGGCGAGTTGAACGTAGATGTAAATCGAAATTTCACATTGGGCATCAATGGCGAATATTACAATTACAACACGGAAACCGATAATCCCGCTTGGAACCTCCCTGAATTGAAAGCTTCCGTTTTTATGGATTATCAGATTGGGGAAAAGTGGTATATGGGCGCCAACTTATTCTTCGTTGGGGAGCGCCAAGACGTGGCGACCATCGCCAATGCCAGTGGTGACCCTCAGACCTTTCCGGCAACTATTGTGAATCTCGATTCCTATTTTGATGCCAATGCCCACATCGGGCATCGTTTAAACGACCAGCTGTCCATTTTTATCGAAGCGGCCAATATAGCGAACAACAATTACCAGCAGTGGGCCAACACTCCGGTGCAAGGCCTGCAAATTTTGGGAGGAGCTACGTACAAGTTCGATTTCTAG
- a CDS encoding gliding motility-associated C-terminal domain-containing protein — protein MRSKVSPIRRNKFQFITIVIWIFCSQFVTAQLSDLHYLPPLKQVSNNQAIRQQAFYLSTPETAAFNVQVFRGTGTTPIATLTVSNNSPAQYNVSDGNNEITLVGNGNTGIVLNTSGLRFLAPGGQKFYVNYRGRSNAQATSLTSKGRQALGTLFKWGGIPNRANNANLTTTLGIMATEDNTTVDIFGYDPGCEFRLQNDPDGLTDDSYQITLNAGQSFVFEALKNETAANVDGWLGATIQSDKKIAISNGGLNTGVRAGSQSRDAAIDQPVPQNVIGREYIFVRGNGTNETEFPIIIGTQNGTDIFVNGSSTPIATINDGDYFVIPGINYSNFSAGGNMHVVTSKDAYAYQCLAGSSGIQTIGLNFIAPVNCLLPDNLSNIANIRNVDGLNFNGGITIIAAAVTPDANINVTDGNGTTNGASLTSRSVNGSTEWKTFYVPSLTGNVSVQSTGPIAVGFLGVNSNAGIAGYFSGFDSVPIVELDITGGGCLPGADVIEISGDFDTYQWFQNGNLIAGETTNSYTPVEPGDFFVRVSKGPCMYDSSVISAYNCDPEIVVKKTANTNTITEGDEVIFTITVQNLGIDPDTNLVLTDNLPTGLTLVSAMPSFGTWTSPDWNIGTLNSGEIHSLTLTARADGILTETTVTNTVTNSQDQIDTNAVADDPSEVIVIQPKPDADGDGINDEDEASFGTDPNNPDSDGDGILDGQEVYVDGTDPNNDCDSVGGNPLPTSDCDGDGITNMAECAANTSSTNITGDITATVTGGYPIAITANGQSGSGTGLEVITDFTLQTTLNGNDIYNGCDFLITTTDFDDGLQFQIDDVPVLYFDQTHWQNQPEFSTGGIFDSNNSGSWTPWTGEGNPELKARSSGKIELFVTTTSGNRIDALPYMDASVAGWVLSNFTVDCLTATNFKIGNSNDDGTGGINGIVITSSSYVCIDTDGDGTADSFDDDSDNDGNPDSTDPNRMVPTAANDNTSADVGVAKTFNILTNDDFLVGSTITDLGTGNASGTLSIDQATGEVTYTALASEDNSTVTIDYEVCNGALCATATIFVTIPACVDTDGDNICDVDDPNPNDPCLPMSDTNWQPQGSNDCDTDGLTDDEEATLGTDPNVADTDGDGIDDGQEVNTDGTDPLDSCSAIGGTPLGTDDCDNDGLTNDEEATAGTDPEVADTDGDGIDDGQEVNTDGTDPLDSCSSVGGMPLGTDDCDNDGLTNDEEIALGTDPNNADTDDDGISDGQEVNTDGTDPLDDCESNGGTPLTSSDCDNDGLTNAEEATVGTDPNVADSDGDGIDDGQEVNTDGTDPLDSCSSVGGTPLVTDDCDNDGLTNGEEATAGTDPNVADSDGDGIDDGQEVNTDGTDPLDSCSSNGGTPLGTDDCDGDGNPNNTDPNPTVATAVDDATGADVGIAKTFNIVNNDDFPVGSTLSDFGGGSANGPYSFNNATGEITYTPNATDDNSTVTIIYQICNGTVCATATIFVTVPSCPDTDGDNVCDVDEPGTENDPCEPSTDPNWRAQGTNDCDTDGLTDDEEVTAGTDPSIADTDGDGVPDGQEVNTDGTDPLDSCSSVGGTPLGTADCDNDGLTNDEETSLGTDPNDADTDGDGVDDGQEATMDGTDPLDSCSSVGGMPLGTDDCDNDGLTNDDEAAAGTDPEVADSDGDGIDDGQEVNNDGTDPLDSCSSVGGMPLGTADCDNDGLTNDEEETIGTDPNVADTDGDGIDDGQEVNTDGTDPLDSCSSVGGTPLGTADCDNDGLTNAEEATLGTDPNLADSDGDGIDDGQEVNTDGTDPLDSCSSIGGTPLGTADCDNDGLTNDEEATAGTDPNVADSDGDGIDDGQEVNIDGTDPLDSCSSVGGMPLGTDDCDNDGLTNDEEATAGTDPNVADSDGDGINDGQEVNTDGTDPLDSCSAVGGTPLGIADCDNDGLTNDEEATAGTDPNVADSDGDGINDGQEVNTDGTDPLDSCSSVGGTPLGTADCDNDGLTNDEEAAAGTDANNSDTDGDGLTDGEEVNGVDDATTPIIPNESSDPLNACDPDATNSLCDSDGDGLTDGEEIDLGTDPYDPDTDGDGINDGQEVTDNTNPLDDCNSLGGTPLGTSDCDMDGLSNDEEDALNTNPAVADTDGDGVNDGQEVTDATNPLDACSSVGGTPPVGEPCDIAFESDLVQPGINDGIFKITNIEAYPNNTVRIYNRWGVLVFETRAYDNLGNSFRGISNGRATVNQNEELPVGVYFYIVTYVNNGESRTKNGYLYINR, from the coding sequence ATGAGAAGTAAAGTTTCCCCAATTAGACGGAACAAGTTCCAATTTATCACAATAGTCATATGGATATTCTGTTCGCAATTCGTGACAGCGCAATTGAGCGACCTGCATTACCTACCGCCTTTAAAACAGGTATCGAACAACCAAGCCATCAGGCAACAGGCCTTCTATCTTTCAACGCCGGAAACCGCTGCCTTTAATGTTCAGGTCTTCAGGGGAACGGGAACAACACCGATTGCCACTTTAACTGTTTCGAATAACAGCCCGGCACAATACAACGTGTCTGATGGAAATAATGAGATTACGCTGGTGGGGAATGGTAATACGGGAATCGTACTCAATACAAGCGGGCTGCGATTTTTAGCACCTGGAGGACAAAAATTCTATGTAAACTACAGGGGCAGATCCAATGCCCAGGCCACGTCGCTTACCTCAAAAGGAAGACAAGCCTTAGGAACGCTTTTTAAATGGGGCGGTATACCGAATAGGGCGAACAACGCAAACCTTACGACTACTTTGGGTATTATGGCTACCGAGGATAATACGACGGTAGATATCTTTGGATATGATCCCGGCTGCGAATTTCGGTTGCAAAATGACCCGGATGGGCTTACCGATGACTCTTATCAAATTACTTTAAACGCGGGTCAGTCCTTTGTTTTTGAAGCCTTAAAGAATGAAACGGCTGCTAATGTTGACGGCTGGTTGGGCGCAACCATACAATCAGACAAGAAAATCGCAATAAGCAACGGGGGCTTGAACACTGGCGTACGGGCGGGTTCTCAAAGTCGTGATGCGGCCATTGACCAACCGGTGCCCCAAAATGTGATTGGTCGGGAGTATATTTTCGTGCGCGGTAACGGTACCAATGAAACCGAGTTTCCCATAATCATAGGTACTCAAAACGGAACGGATATTTTCGTAAATGGTTCCTCCACGCCGATAGCCACTATCAATGATGGCGATTATTTTGTCATTCCCGGTATCAACTATTCCAATTTTAGTGCGGGGGGCAATATGCATGTCGTTACGAGCAAAGACGCCTATGCCTATCAGTGTCTGGCAGGTTCCTCTGGAATCCAGACCATTGGCTTGAACTTCATCGCTCCCGTGAATTGCCTTCTCCCGGATAATTTGAGCAACATTGCCAACATCAGGAATGTAGACGGCCTCAACTTCAATGGTGGTATTACCATCATAGCGGCAGCGGTTACTCCGGATGCGAATATCAACGTAACCGACGGCAATGGAACTACTAATGGGGCCTCGTTGACAAGCAGGTCTGTGAACGGCTCTACCGAATGGAAAACCTTTTATGTGCCCAGTCTGACCGGGAATGTTTCGGTGCAGTCTACCGGGCCTATTGCCGTAGGTTTTTTGGGAGTGAATAGTAACGCTGGTATCGCCGGATATTTTTCAGGATTCGATAGCGTACCCATAGTGGAATTGGATATTACCGGCGGTGGATGCCTGCCCGGGGCCGACGTTATCGAAATAAGTGGTGATTTCGACACCTACCAGTGGTTTCAAAATGGCAACTTGATTGCCGGTGAAACTACAAATTCCTATACGCCAGTTGAACCCGGCGATTTTTTTGTTAGGGTAAGTAAAGGTCCCTGTATGTACGATTCGTCCGTTATTTCCGCATATAATTGCGATCCGGAGATTGTGGTAAAAAAGACCGCGAACACTAATACGATTACAGAAGGGGATGAAGTGATTTTTACCATTACCGTACAGAATTTAGGAATCGACCCGGATACTAACTTAGTGTTGACCGACAATCTGCCAACCGGACTAACTTTGGTGTCCGCAATGCCAAGTTTTGGAACGTGGACCAGTCCCGATTGGAACATAGGTACCCTCAATAGCGGTGAAATACATAGCTTGACATTGACCGCAAGGGCAGATGGTATTTTGACGGAAACAACTGTCACCAATACAGTCACCAATTCCCAAGATCAGATCGATACCAATGCGGTGGCTGATGACCCTTCGGAGGTTATCGTCATACAGCCCAAACCGGACGCCGATGGCGATGGTATCAATGATGAGGATGAGGCCTCTTTCGGAACCGACCCCAACAATCCCGACTCCGATGGTGATGGTATTCTTGATGGTCAGGAAGTATATGTCGATGGCACTGATCCGAACAACGACTGCGATTCCGTAGGCGGGAATCCTTTGCCTACTTCCGATTGTGACGGCGATGGTATAACCAATATGGCCGAGTGTGCCGCAAATACCTCTTCCACGAATATTACCGGCGATATTACCGCTACCGTAACGGGTGGGTATCCCATAGCAATCACGGCCAATGGGCAAAGTGGATCGGGTACCGGGTTGGAAGTAATTACCGATTTTACGCTGCAGACCACATTAAACGGGAACGATATCTATAATGGTTGTGATTTTCTTATTACGACGACCGATTTTGATGATGGGCTTCAGTTCCAGATAGATGATGTTCCGGTACTCTACTTTGATCAGACCCATTGGCAGAACCAACCGGAATTTAGTACTGGCGGAATCTTCGATTCCAATAATAGTGGCAGTTGGACCCCGTGGACAGGGGAAGGAAATCCGGAATTAAAAGCGAGAAGTTCCGGAAAAATCGAATTGTTCGTCACTACAACATCAGGAAATCGTATAGATGCCCTACCGTATATGGATGCGTCGGTTGCGGGTTGGGTGTTATCCAATTTTACCGTTGATTGCTTAACCGCGACCAATTTTAAGATTGGAAACTCAAACGACGATGGAACGGGTGGCATCAATGGCATTGTCATAACGTCTAGCAGCTACGTCTGTATCGATACCGACGGTGACGGTACGGCTGATTCCTTTGATGATGATAGCGATAATGATGGTAACCCGGACAGCACTGATCCCAATAGAATGGTGCCAACTGCCGCAAATGACAATACCTCCGCCGACGTAGGTGTTGCAAAAACCTTCAACATACTGACCAATGATGATTTCTTAGTGGGCAGTACGATTACCGATTTAGGTACTGGAAATGCATCGGGAACATTAAGCATAGACCAAGCTACCGGGGAAGTGACCTATACGGCACTGGCCTCCGAGGACAATAGCACGGTCACGATCGATTATGAAGTTTGTAATGGCGCCCTTTGCGCGACGGCCACGATATTCGTAACCATTCCCGCCTGTGTTGATACGGACGGTGACAACATTTGCGATGTAGATGACCCGAACCCCAATGACCCATGTTTGCCTATGTCGGATACGAATTGGCAGCCCCAAGGTTCCAATGATTGTGATACCGATGGGTTGACCGATGACGAGGAAGCTACTTTAGGTACCGACCCGAACGTTGCCGATACCGATGGTGACGGTATTGATGACGGCCAGGAAGTAAATACAGATGGTACCGACCCCTTAGATTCCTGTAGCGCTATCGGTGGTACTCCGCTGGGAACCGACGATTGCGATAACGATGGCTTGACGAACGATGAAGAAGCGACCGCCGGCACCGATCCGGAAGTAGCCGATACCGATGGCGATGGCATCGATGACGGTCAGGAAGTGAATACCGATGGCACGGATCCTTTGGATTCCTGTAGCTCCGTTGGCGGTATGCCACTCGGCACCGATGACTGCGATAATGATGGATTGACCAACGACGAGGAAATTGCATTGGGTACCGATCCTAACAATGCCGATACCGATGATGACGGTATTTCTGATGGTCAGGAAGTAAATACCGATGGCACCGATCCTTTGGATGATTGTGAATCGAATGGAGGAACACCATTGACGAGCTCGGATTGCGATAACGATGGACTTACGAATGCCGAAGAGGCAACGGTAGGTACAGACCCGAATGTGGCCGATAGCGATGGGGATGGTATCGATGACGGTCAGGAAGTGAATACCGATGGTACGGACCCCTTGGATTCCTGTAGTTCCGTTGGCGGTACGCCACTGGTTACGGACGATTGCGATAACGATGGCCTTACCAACGGCGAGGAGGCGACCGCCGGCACCGATCCGAATGTGGCCGATAGCGATGGTGATGGTATCGATGACGGTCAGGAAGTGAATACCGATGGTACGGACCCCTTGGATTCCTGTAGCTCTAACGGAGGTACTCCTCTTGGTACCGACGACTGCGACGGCGACGGCAACCCAAATAATACCGACCCCAATCCCACGGTAGCAACGGCAGTTGACGATGCTACTGGCGCTGATGTGGGAATTGCCAAGACATTCAATATTGTAAATAACGACGATTTCCCCGTTGGTAGTACTCTTTCCGACTTTGGAGGAGGTAGTGCAAACGGTCCCTATAGTTTCAACAATGCTACTGGAGAAATAACATACACCCCCAACGCGACCGATGACAACAGTACCGTGACTATAATCTATCAGATCTGCAATGGTACGGTATGTGCCACGGCCACAATTTTTGTTACTGTGCCCAGTTGCCCTGATACCGACGGGGATAATGTTTGTGATGTAGATGAGCCAGGCACGGAAAACGACCCTTGCGAACCGAGTACCGATCCAAATTGGCGGGCACAAGGCACCAATGATTGCGATACGGACGGCCTAACGGATGACGAGGAAGTTACCGCGGGAACTGATCCAAGTATAGCCGATACCGACGGCGACGGCGTCCCGGACGGTCAGGAAGTAAATACCGATGGTACCGACCCCTTAGATTCCTGTAGCTCCGTTGGCGGTACGCCGCTTGGCACAGCTGACTGTGACAACGATGGCCTGACCAACGACGAGGAAACTTCTTTGGGTACCGATCCGAATGATGCCGATACCGACGGAGATGGCGTGGATGATGGGCAAGAAGCAACGATGGATGGCACCGATCCGTTGGATTCCTGTAGCTCCGTTGGCGGTATGCCGCTGGGAACCGACGATTGTGATAACGATGGTTTGACCAATGACGATGAGGCCGCGGCCGGGACCGACCCTGAAGTAGCGGATAGTGATGGCGATGGCATCGATGACGGCCAGGAAGTGAACAACGATGGTACGGATCCGTTGGACTCCTGTAGCTCGGTTGGCGGTATGCCACTGGGCACCGCCGATTGCGATAACGATGGTTTGACGAACGACGAAGAGGAGACCATAGGTACCGACCCGAACGTGGCCGATACCGACGGTGATGGCATCGATGACGGCCAGGAAGTCAACACCGACGGCACGGATCCGTTGGATTCATGTAGTTCCGTTGGCGGAACGCCGCTGGGAACTGCCGATTGCGATAATGATGGACTAACCAACGCCGAGGAAGCCACTTTGGGCACCGACCCGAACCTAGCCGATAGTGATGGTGACGGCATTGATGACGGCCAGGAAGTGAATACAGACGGCACGGATCCCTTGGATTCCTGCAGTTCGATTGGTGGTACGCCGCTGGGCACCGCCGATTGCGATAACGATGGCTTAACGAACGATGAAGAAGCGACCGCCGGCACCGATCCGAACGTGGCCGATAGCGATGGCGACGGCATTGATGACGGCCAGGAAGTGAATATAGATGGCACGGATCCCTTGGATTCCTGTAGCTCCGTTGGCGGTATGCCCCTGGGAACCGACGATTGTGATAACGATGGTTTGACCAATGACGAGGAGGCGACTGCCGGCACCGACCCGAACGTGGCCGATAGCGATGGCGACGGCATTAATGACGGCCAGGAAGTGAATACCGATGGCACGGATCCGTTGGACTCCTGTAGCGCTGTTGGCGGTACGCCGCTGGGCATTGCCGATTGCGATAACGATGGTTTGACCAACGACGAGGAGGCGACTGCCGGGACCGACCCGAACGTGGCCGATAGCGATGGCGACGGCATTAACGACGGCCAGGAGGTAAATACCGACGGTACGGATCCGCTGGATTCCTGTAGTTCGGTTGGCGGTACGCCGCTCGGCACCGCCGATTGCGATAACGATGGTTTAACGAATGACGAGGAGGCGGCCGCCGGCACCGATGCCAACAATTCGGATACGGATGGTGATGGGCTGACCGACGGCGAAGAGGTGAACGGCGTTGATGATGCTACCACCCCGATTATACCCAATGAAAGTAGTGATCCATTAAATGCTTGTGATCCAGATGCTACCAATTCGCTCTGTGATAGCGATGGCGACGGTTTGACCGATGGGGAAGAAA
- a CDS encoding OmpA family protein translates to MVKKSLFYLLLWAIPFTVCGQNLVRNPSFEDFNSCPKELDNVERDVPYWSRPTGGTTDYFNKCSPNLGVPTNFNGSQATEYGGGYAGLYLSAPNDYREYIQGELSKPLVRGKKYEISFYISLAEKSQQAIRDIGILFTKKKMKVDIKTPLTRHQDNNKNNEYNFVEVRDWGYFDDKTSWMLVKKVFTAEGSEKYLSIGNFKDNTRSKIKTLEGGKGAAYYYLDNVTVEDYQAKYPYEEFVLNKTYILENVLFAHDVYALNNSSKKELELVYAGLKKDKKLFITIQAHTDDVGSKAYNKDLSSKRARAVAQYLISLGLPKDRIRWAGFGGEQPITDNQTTAGKQKNRRAEFIVTRGISGELSGLAQTTYEDDMD, encoded by the coding sequence ATGGTCAAAAAATCGCTTTTTTACCTACTATTATGGGCAATACCGTTTACCGTTTGTGGTCAAAACCTGGTGCGAAATCCAAGTTTTGAGGACTTTAATAGTTGCCCGAAAGAATTGGATAATGTAGAACGGGATGTACCCTATTGGTCAAGACCAACAGGAGGTACTACCGATTATTTCAATAAATGCAGTCCGAACTTGGGCGTCCCGACGAACTTCAACGGGTCGCAGGCTACCGAGTACGGTGGCGGATATGCCGGCCTTTACCTCAGTGCACCCAATGATTATAGGGAATACATACAAGGCGAATTATCGAAGCCCCTGGTAAGAGGTAAAAAATACGAGATAAGTTTTTACATCAGTCTTGCTGAAAAGTCTCAACAGGCCATTCGTGACATTGGTATACTGTTCACTAAAAAGAAGATGAAGGTAGATATCAAAACGCCCTTGACACGGCATCAAGACAACAATAAGAATAATGAGTATAACTTCGTAGAAGTACGTGATTGGGGTTATTTTGATGATAAGACCAGCTGGATGCTCGTTAAAAAGGTTTTTACTGCCGAAGGATCAGAAAAATACCTCTCCATCGGTAATTTTAAAGATAACACCCGGTCGAAAATAAAAACGTTGGAAGGAGGAAAGGGCGCGGCCTATTATTATTTGGATAATGTTACCGTTGAAGACTATCAGGCGAAATATCCCTACGAGGAATTCGTACTGAACAAAACCTATATTTTGGAAAACGTGCTTTTTGCGCACGATGTGTACGCCTTGAACAATTCCTCGAAAAAAGAATTGGAACTGGTGTATGCCGGACTCAAAAAGGACAAGAAACTCTTTATCACGATCCAAGCCCATACCGATGACGTTGGTTCAAAGGCATATAATAAAGATCTCTCGTCGAAACGGGCACGTGCCGTTGCCCAGTATCTCATTTCTCTTGGGTTACCGAAAGATAGGATTCGTTGGGCCGGGTTTGGTGGTGAACAACCCATTACCGATAATCAAACCACGGCAGGAAAACAGAAGAATAGAAGGGCCGAGTTTATTGTTACAAGGGGTATTTCCGGAGAACTAAGCGGCCTCGCGCAAACGACCTATGAAGACGATATGGATTAG